In Plasmodium knowlesi strain H genome assembly, chromosome: 8, the DNA window tatatatatatatattttttatcaatcCAGCGAGCTTTCACGCTGTGGTGATATTTCACTTttgcaaaagggggaaatgtgaATGTATCatctcttcccttttttgcagAGAAACCTTTTCATGTAGTAACAAAGCGCATTTTTCCCACGTGGATTCAAGTGCCGTATTTTTGGAGGAATTCCCCAACCGTACACACACCCCAGAAGTATCATCGTAAGCGCTTGAATTTGCCACTTTGTGTAGACGAATATGCGCTACCTTCGGAATCCTAcaaatttgctttttttttttttttttttttttttttttttttttttttttttgccccccttGCGGCGATGGGTATTGAGAGCACTTACCCATTAAAAGGTTCTATCTTGTtgcgtttctttttttaggaGAGTCCTCACAAATCCATTTGGGCAATCACCCTTATGAGCATTCTCCCACTCCGCTCAAGTGCATGCGCGCTTGCGTGCATACCGTTTCGACAACGCGCCCGTGAAGACCGCCCCGTCGAGAGAACCATCCCACCTTGGGCTTAACGCCCGTTCAGTTACCTGGCCACTTTTTTCCACTCCCCTCTTCCTGACGTTTTCCTCTGCCTATCAATCCGTGATGAGGGATTAATTACAAGAGGTCTTCCCTCCCCACCCGTCCTCCATTTCCCCCATCGCGTTTTTCACGACACCATATGGTGCATGTGGATTGTCACAGTGCTTGcgttctttattttgttctgttgGTTTATCTGCCAGTCTGTTTGTTAATATTTGCGAGTAATTTTACATTTGATTTTACGCCTAATTTTACGTCCAATTTTACGTCCAATTTTACAACAAAATTTACGGCTATTTTTTCGCCTAATTTGTTTCCGCAGCGTACTCTACACCACTCCGcgtttccttcccttttttccactcgttcagaaaaagggaatttcTTCGCCCTAAGGGAAATTTGCATGACAAAATTCGATCAGTTGCGTTAGCGGAGTCAGTCCCATCAGTCAAATTTCCCGCGGGCTGGTCCCCACaaacccccctttttttgttactaCTGCGCGGTGGTTCCGCGTGCGTTGGTTCTTGTTCGTTCTACCTGACAACCCCCTCCCAGAATGACCCAAGTGTGCAGATAATTTACGCATGTTttgtaatcatttttttttttttttcctttttttttttttttttttttaaatgccttttgggatttataattttagttttttttacttatttgGGAGTCAGTTTAGGAGGCTCTTCGTTCTTCACCTGTTCACACCTTATCCTTGTATAGTTTCTatttctttatctttttttttttttgtttttctgttccttttttttttttttttttttttttttttttctgcgcgACCTTGCCTATTTCTACACAATTCATGTTGACAACGGCAGGTGTGCACACgcccccttcccttcccccctgcACCCACCAGTAGTCGCTTGCAACTAAATCCCTAATGCACGACTATTTTTTGAGGACAAAATTTAATCTTCTGAACAATGGACTTTTCAACAGCCTCTACAGAAATGGTTCCATGTATAGAAGTgatgaagggggaaagaaccCGAACGTGGGGAGAGCTTCGAATTCGTTTAGCACCGACACACACCTTCCCGACAGGACGAACAAAGAATTGAATAATCAGCTGATTTACTCGTACTACAACAACTTTGCGAATGAGAGAAGCGCACGGGCGCAGCAAGATCGTAGCGGGCAACAAGAAAGAAGTGGTAAATACGGTGGATGTGGAAAACACGATCACAGCGGAAGTGACCGCTCCAGAAGTGACCACTCGAGAAGTGATCGCGACAGAAGCGATCGCGGCAAGGGTGAGCATCCCGACCTGAGTGCGCTCTACGACGAGGCGGGCGGGAACTTCACCAAAGGGAACTGCAATATGCACATGAACGGACACGGAAAGACCTTCCTGGACTACCGGGCGTATGGCCACAAGGACAAGGAAATGCTCTGCGTCGAAAACAACAACCAAGTAATCCAGGAGGAAACCTTTTTTTacgaagaatttaaaaagctAAAAAACGATGTTATGGCACTACAAATTATGAACGTCAACCTCCAAAAACAAGTATTAGCGAACCACACCATGCTGGGCCCCTCCAAGGTGATTCCACAACATATAATAATTAACAACAAAACGGAAGTGGCCTCCAATGCTATCAGCCAAATTCAGGacaacaagaaaaaaaacaacgggTTTCTATACATGCTGTTGAAGAAGCTGCTGAGTAGTAGGCTGACGCAAATGATTTTCGTGTcgtcttttttcatttccatatATTTGTTTAACAAGCACTGGCAGCGCGCCCTGAAGATGTCGCAACTGGAGAGGCGCATCAACTCCAATTTCATCCTCAGGAGCGTGCGTATGTTTGAGGAGACCCTGGGCATGCGCAAGTTCAGCTACCCGTAGTGCACAGTTGGTGGTTGATCGGTTGTCGCGTGGTAACCACTTTCGCAACCAATTCTGTAACCACATCCGTGACCACCTCCCTTCCCATGCGTGTAAAGAATCGCCCTGTTTGTGTTTCCCACTTTTCCCAAAACTTTTCCGCAATTGCGACATTTATGTCGTGTCAAGCTAGCCAAAaggataatgaaaaaaaaaaaataataaattttataGCTAACttgtatgaaccgttcaggtgaaaaagaaaaaaaaaaaaaaaaaaaaaaaaagggcaaggTGTGCAAAAAAGAGGCAAAATGGCTACCTCATTTTTGTTGATATAAGCACCTACCCTGCGAAGAAGaacgtgtatatatgctgAATAGTTCGTCAAAGAAGAGAGTGATTTCTTCCGTAGACATAGCTGCGTGGAAAGTTTTAAGAAACTCTTTAACgaaattttctattttttgaaGACCCTTTACATTTGCGTACACTTCAACAAATTTCCTATAAAATGATGTCTCAGGGACATACACttgaaagggagaaataaatGATTGGTAAAATTTAGCCATGCATTTTGAGATATCATCAAAATCGTGAAATGAAATGTGTGGGCTTTTTAACGCTtgtaaaattaatttaaaatccTCTACATATTGAGATAAATAATTTCCCCTCAGCTTATCTTCCGTTACTGTTCTGCAGGACTTTACGATTTTTTTGAATGTAATGTTCGCGTCGTATAGGTATGAAAAATGCTCATCGAGGGATGTACAGAATTCGTTGTAACTTAGAACTTCCTCCAGGATACTTGTTATGGCCCTCATGGTGTGTTGGATCTGCAGGGGGGGCGAAGCGCTCAGGTAGTGATGGGGTAGGGGTTACAAGGCGAGCAGCTTCTTCCATATAGATATACTATGCTCACATTTCAGCCGATTATAATTATGCTCCGCGAGTAGCCCCCAGCCCGGTCCGCACTTACCGAGTCGGAGACACACCTACTGATGACATTTCTAATATTGGTGATGTTATttaacttttcatttttcaattttttaatcatcTCATGGTGAATGTAACCCATTTGTGCGTGTGATATGTTCCTCTTAACTTTTTCGTATGGAGAAGGGGGTTTGTTAACTTCCAGAGCGTTTAAGGAAGCCTCCAAAAAGCTGTAGGCATCTTTTGTCCTTGACAGGTggagttctttttcttcttctgcgtCATTTTCCATTCCGATCGAAGCCCCCATAGTTCGTAGCAGAAATGCCAACACTGCAAGGAGGAAGAGCAGATTGGCGACTCTCCCCCTTGTCATTTTGTAGTGaataaggaaggaggaaaggcGTTGAAAATTTACACGCAGGCACATGCAAACACGTAAATTCACACATGCATTTATATGCACACGATTGGTGTGTGAACAACTAGAatggtaataaaaaaaaaaaaaaaagaagaaaagaacagaaCAGAACAAATATTATCTGATACGATCAAACTACACCTCTTTACagaaacagaaaataaaaaaaaattaaacctaCATCAGCGTGTCTATGTAGTAAACGTGATGTGGTTGTCACTCATTGTTGTCACTTCAGGTCGACGCAATctgtaaaatatatttttccttcgttgGGTCTATATACCCCACACCCTTTTGCGAACATGTTCTTTCGTGAGTCATTTGCGTGCTGGAGGTGAGGCACGTAAAACCATACCTGTGGACATAATAATATGTCCATATAATCAAGCACAAAAATcaaagtggaggaagaaaaaaaaaaaaaaaaaaagggaatgaatgaatgaacaGCGTTGTCGCAAAAGTAGCTAGCCAATCTTACgaacaagtttttttttaacaaacttTTTTATCAAACTTTTGTCCTTCAAAAAATTAGACGCATCTGCACGGAGCAAAATTCTGTGGGAGGAGGTACCATTATCATTTggtggaaaaacaaaaaaaagaaaaaaagacgaacAAGTCGAGCGACGAGGAAACGAAAAGAATAGAAAAATGTgatgttcttcctttttcatgttGTGTAAAGCAGAAGGATGATTTCGTTCTGTTGTCTGGTgaactatatttttttccccccttaacaTGCATGCATTAGAAAAGGGTGCACAcctgtgttcttttttacctGTTCTTGATCATATGCACTAGGGGGGCACTGCGTGTTGTTCTTTTGTGTCGCATGTGGAAAATGTACACGCGTAACTATGAATCTATAATCACACTTCTATGTTTGGGTCTCAAGACCCCTGCACGACAAGTGTTCTCAGGAGAGACACCCTTCGTTTGGGGGTATGTGTGGTGGATTAATCACATTTTGTGTTAAGTTACTCcctctcctcccccccccccccgttCACCAAGGTGAAAACAACTCGACTTAAACCTTTCAATGTGCCCCCGCAAAAGAGAAGTCACCTCTATGGGCGTTAAATCGAACGGGGGCAACAAACCGTAGGTGCGTATAACCGTCCAGCTATACGTGCGCAAGCTCATCTCTAACGGTACTACTTTCGCATACTTCCCTTGGGAGCACTCAAGGTGTGGGGTTGGTCCAACCCTGCAATCATTTCTAaacaaaagcaaaaaaaaaaaaaaagaaaaggacgCGTAGCCATTTTGGTGCAGCCCTCCAATGGAGACGCTCCATGAACACGTACTGGTTTGATCGAACTCATTTTTGCGAAGAGATTGGTACATATAACAACATCATACAGGACACATTGCACTAAAAGGGGCATGAAAAATTGCatgcatgtattttttattttattttaattttttttttttttcgcttcatGATCGTCTCCTCACTGGTCATTTGGAAAAAGTGCTTTACTATGTgttgggagaaaaaacaataacTGGGTTGGAATGATTTcctggatttttttttttttttttttttttttttccacaaacGCGCAGCAATAGAGGAAATGAATCTCTATCAAGCTATACTTCCTCCCGTGGCTGTCACATCATCTACTGGAAATAGCAAAAAAGATAACCCCCCCCAACGATTTGTTTAATGTTGCTTTTCCACGCATGACAAGTAGAGCGCGCGAGAAGAGTggtaataaatatatatatatatttatttttctgtgcttgtgaattttttaccctccaaaaaaaaggagcgcCCTCTAACGACGGTAAACGCATAAATACAACTCTCACGAACAAGGCATGTTTCGTTGGGGAAGGGGGCCATACTtttgcaaaggaaaaaagatgCAGTGTTGTTACCGATGAGGAAGAAACTTAGTGGTGCTTACTTCTGTAATATAACTTCCCTTTGCATGCATCTTTTTagaacattttttcacaAGTGAAAACTTTacttgtttttctcctttccccaGTGCGGCTGCCGCGGCGTGAGTAATCATTGCAACGTTGCAACGGTGGAACGGTGCGGCAGTCGCCACTGTTACCACCGCCAAGGCCGCCCGGAAGGATGAGCTCCTTCGCGAACAATGGCGGGAACTACAGGAACAGGACACTGGGCACATCACCCAAATGCCAAAACATAAACCACAAGGTAACCTCGGTGGAGAACGGGCCCTCCGTTTTCTGCACGCTCTGCGCTTTACCGTACAACGCCAAAATTAGACTGAACCCCTGTTTTCATGTAATCTGTAGCAAATGTTACGAGCTGTGTGCACAGCAACAAGCCTGTCTTCTGTGCAATGTAGAAATAAATGATGTGGAGTTTCTTTTCATCGGTGAAAATATCTTTGTATGTCCTTATGGTGACTGCAAAAAGGGCTTTCTCAATTTAAAGTGTTTCCATTATCACATTCACTTCAAGCATCAGTTTATGAAGTTAGGAAATTATTACACCGAAGATAGAAGTAGCAGTAGCATTAGCGATCGCCAGAATGCACGTGGAGATACTTTGTCCTTCCCGATCAATGAGCCTTTTTccacctcctttttttcaaacaatGATGGATTAAATGCTTACACCGCCAGTAACGAGGATGATCAGGAATTTAATTATGAATCTGCAAAGAATGAACCAAGTGGAAGCGCAACCAACATTACCATAAGTCGTGCCCCCGGTATGAATGTCTCGCGTGGTGATACCCTCCCCCCGGTAAGGGACACACCCTTCAACGTACACAGTAACCCAATTAACAATTTTACCGTGCAAAGCAAAAACTTAAGTTTACAAAGTAGTATGCCCCTTGGTGGAGGTGCCATAAACACGAACGAGAAAAATGCCTCCGGGGAAAATTTctctacccccatgatgcAGTTCACAGGCAAGTGGGATTATGGTAACGTACCCTTCAAGTCAGATTTTAATACGTTTAATATGCCCCCTAACAGTGATGCTCTTGCCCCCAGTAAAAACAACTCCCTTGGACCCAGTGGGAAGGAGAACGAGGAGGACGACTACGACAATCTCGAGGATCTCATGTGAGATTACCCTTGCCAAGAAGGAGGGACACAAAATCTCATAAATCAACTCGAAAAGATGTACCTGCTTTTGTCTTGACAGAACATCGGGACGGAAGGTATGATGATACCTTGTGGCCGGTAGTGGTCtacgaagggaaaaaaaaaaaaggcgagcAAGTGAAAAGGTTGTCCAGGAAAACTGGCCATACAAGCCAGACAACATCTTCACgttattaatgtattttgCATTGCTTCTGTCTGGAGAGGTTTTCTCCTCCagtgtgttctttttttttgtgtgtgtgaattttttttttttttttttttttttttttgtctaatTACCCTTGCGGAGGTTGTTAGCCAAAACAGCCAAGGACCCCAGAAAAATCAACAAGATGGCGATTAACTCAATTCGAAGGCTGAAGGAGCAGCCAAACATTGGTAACATATCGAAGAAATACTCACGCGTGTTGTATATAACTGCTACGATAAGCATAGAGGAATTTATATacttgagaaaaaaagtccaaaaagg includes these proteins:
- a CDS encoding microneme associated antigen, putative — its product is MHDYFLRTKFNLLNNGLFNSLYRNGSMYRSDEGGKNPNVGRASNSFSTDTHLPDRTNKELNNQLIYSYYNNFANERSARAQQDRSGQQERSGKYGGCGKHDHSGSDRSRSDHSRSDRDRSDRGKGEHPDLSALYDEAGGNFTKGNCNMHMNGHGKTFLDYRAYGHKDKEMLCVENNNQVIQEETFFYEEFKKLKNDVMALQIMNVNLQKQVLANHTMLGPSKVIPQHIIINNKTEVASNAISQIQDNKKKNNGFLYMLLKKLLSSRLTQMIFVSSFFISIYLFNKHWQRALKMSQLERRINSNFILRSVRMFEETLGMRKFSYP
- a CDS encoding zinc finger protein, putative → MSSFANNGGNYRNRTLGTSPKCQNINHKVTSVENGPSVFCTLCALPYNAKIRLNPCFHVICSKCYELCAQQQACLLCNVEINDVEFLFIGENIFVCPYGDCKKGFLNLKCFHYHIHFKHQFMKLGNYYTEDRSSSSISDRQNARGDTLSFPINEPFSTSFFSNNDGLNAYTASNEDDQEFNYESAKNEPSGSATNITISRAPGMNVSRGDTLPPVRDTPFNVHSNPINNFTVQSKNLSLQSSMPLGGGAINTNEKNASGENFSTPMMQFTGKWDYGNVPFKSDFNTFNMPPNSDALAPSKNNSLGPSGKENEEDDYDNLEDLM